A genomic window from Sphingobacterium spiritivorum includes:
- the purE gene encoding 5-(carboxyamino)imidazole ribonucleotide mutase, translating into MSSDNKPLVGVIMGSKSDLPVMQDAVDVLKTLGVSFEVTIVSAHRTPQRMFDYAASAAERGLKVIVAGAGGAAHLPGMVASITHLPVIGVPVKSSNSIDGWDSVLSILQMPNGIPVATVALNAAKNAGILAAQILGTSDPELTQELIRFKKELGDKVEKTALEVEKMKF; encoded by the coding sequence ATGAGTTCAGATAATAAGCCTTTAGTGGGTGTAATAATGGGGAGTAAATCAGACCTTCCTGTCATGCAGGATGCGGTCGATGTACTTAAGACATTGGGTGTATCTTTTGAAGTGACTATCGTGTCAGCACACCGTACGCCTCAGCGTATGTTTGACTATGCTGCAAGTGCTGCGGAGCGAGGTCTCAAAGTAATAGTGGCAGGTGCAGGCGGAGCTGCTCATTTGCCAGGTATGGTGGCATCTATTACCCATTTGCCTGTTATCGGAGTGCCTGTTAAATCTTCAAATTCTATTGATGGCTGGGATTCCGTACTATCTATTCTGCAGATGCCGAATGGTATACCTGTAGCAACAGTAGCGTTGAATGCGGCAAAGAATGCCGGTATTCTTGCAGCTCAGATTCTGGGTACATCAGATCCGGAACTGACGCAGGAGCTTATCCGCTTCAAAAAGGAATTGGGAGACAAGGTTGAGAAAACGGCCCTTGAAGTCGAGAAAATGAAATTCTAA
- a CDS encoding sugar phosphate isomerase/epimerase family protein codes for MNKSRRKFLKQAGVGVSAAFLSPYLLSCESKKIAEGPFQHIGIQLYTLRDELAKDAKGTIEKIAKIGYKHVETFGVDVAKGEFFGLPIKDFKKLLDDNNLETHSGHYDLSKYLSKNHEDKESVERYVEIAKELGQSYVVAPVTPMFDINALKSADYQYAAEQLNKAGEISKKSGIKMGYHNHFWEFRDQPNGTKGLDILIAFTEPELVDFELDLYWIEKSGLSPQSYFEKYPNRFSMWHVKDMDKAFTKPIVGGEQDKLGFGDIIKEIKYAEVGTGNIDFTNIVKYADKSGLKYAFVEQDDIYMADKFASIQKSYDYVENTLTKVR; via the coding sequence ATGAACAAATCTAGGAGAAAATTCTTAAAACAAGCTGGTGTCGGTGTTTCAGCAGCTTTTTTAAGTCCGTATCTTCTTTCCTGTGAATCCAAAAAGATCGCAGAAGGACCTTTCCAGCATATCGGAATCCAATTGTACACCCTAAGGGATGAATTGGCAAAAGATGCAAAGGGAACGATTGAGAAGATCGCAAAAATTGGTTACAAACACGTCGAGACATTTGGTGTAGATGTGGCCAAAGGAGAGTTTTTCGGATTACCGATCAAGGATTTTAAAAAGCTATTAGACGATAATAATCTGGAAACACACAGTGGACATTATGATCTGTCAAAATACCTGAGCAAAAATCATGAAGACAAAGAAAGTGTCGAACGCTATGTAGAGATTGCCAAAGAATTAGGCCAATCTTATGTCGTCGCTCCGGTAACGCCTATGTTTGACATTAATGCTTTAAAATCTGCAGATTATCAATATGCCGCAGAACAACTCAATAAAGCCGGAGAGATATCTAAAAAATCCGGTATTAAAATGGGTTATCACAACCATTTCTGGGAGTTCAGAGATCAGCCCAACGGAACAAAAGGATTAGATATCCTGATCGCATTTACGGAACCTGAACTGGTGGATTTTGAACTGGATCTTTACTGGATTGAAAAATCAGGATTGAGCCCACAATCTTACTTTGAAAAATATCCAAACCGCTTCTCTATGTGGCACGTGAAAGATATGGACAAAGCCTTTACCAAACCGATAGTAGGTGGCGAACAGGACAAACTCGGATTCGGGGATATTATAAAAGAAATCAAATATGCTGAAGTAGGTACCGGCAATATAGATTTTACGAACATTGTCAAATACGCTGACAAATCGGGTCTGAAGTATGCTTTCGTAGAGCAGGACGACATCTATATGGCTGACAAATTTGCCAGCATCCAAAAGAGTTACGATTACGTTGAGAACACCTTGACAAAGGTCAGATAA
- the frr gene encoding ribosome recycling factor has product MNELISLQLDDCKDSMTKAVSFAESELTKIRAGKASPSMLDGISVDYYGSPTPLAQVSNVNTTDARTIVIQPWEKSLISAIEKAIIDSNLGLNPQNDGIVIRLVVPALTEERRRDLVKKAKEEAEKGRIAIRNIRKDTNESIKKLKNDGASEDEIKVGEAEVQKLTDSFIVQVDKLAELKEKDIMTV; this is encoded by the coding sequence ATGAACGAACTGATTTCTCTTCAACTTGATGACTGTAAGGATTCAATGACTAAAGCAGTATCATTCGCGGAGTCTGAATTGACAAAAATCCGTGCAGGTAAAGCATCCCCGTCTATGTTAGATGGTATTTCTGTAGATTATTACGGAAGCCCTACCCCATTAGCACAAGTGAGTAATGTCAATACCACAGATGCACGCACAATTGTTATCCAACCTTGGGAAAAATCATTGATAAGTGCTATCGAAAAAGCAATTATTGATTCTAATCTTGGTCTTAATCCACAAAATGACGGTATAGTAATCCGTTTGGTAGTACCGGCATTGACTGAAGAAAGAAGACGTGACCTTGTAAAAAAAGCGAAAGAAGAAGCCGAAAAAGGACGTATAGCTATTCGTAACATCCGTAAGGATACAAACGAGTCTATCAAAAAACTTAAAAATGACGGCGCTTCAGAAGATGAAATTAAAGTTGGTGAAGCTGAAGTACAGAAACTAACAGATAGTTTCATCGTACAGGTAGATAAACTGGCCGAATTGAAAGAAAAAGATATTATGACTGTCTAA
- the pyrH gene encoding UMP kinase has translation MKYKRILLKLSGEALMGEQNYGIDIHRVRQYANDIKEIHSLGMEIAIVIGGGNIYRGLSAEKSGMDRVQADYMGMLATVINSMALQDALEKVELKTRLLTAIKMEQICEPFIRRRAVRHLEKGRIVIFGAGTGNPYFTTDTAASLRAIEINADAVLKGTRVDGIYTADPEKDPSATRFDEISFTEVYERGLNVMDMTAFTLCQENNLPIIVFDMNKEGNLKKLANGEHVGTVVR, from the coding sequence ATGAAATATAAACGCATCCTACTCAAACTCAGCGGAGAAGCCTTAATGGGCGAACAAAATTACGGCATCGACATTCACCGTGTCAGACAATATGCCAATGACATCAAAGAAATCCATAGCCTGGGCATGGAAATCGCAATCGTTATTGGAGGAGGTAATATCTACAGAGGATTAAGTGCTGAAAAATCTGGTATGGATCGTGTTCAGGCAGATTACATGGGAATGCTGGCAACAGTGATCAACAGTATGGCTCTTCAGGATGCTCTTGAAAAAGTCGAGTTAAAAACACGTCTTCTTACAGCGATCAAGATGGAACAGATCTGTGAACCTTTTATTCGCAGAAGAGCAGTAAGACACCTGGAAAAAGGAAGAATTGTTATCTTCGGAGCTGGTACCGGAAATCCGTACTTCACAACAGATACAGCAGCTTCATTAAGAGCTATCGAAATCAATGCAGATGCAGTACTCAAAGGTACACGTGTAGACGGTATATACACCGCAGATCCTGAAAAAGATCCTTCAGCTACCCGTTTTGACGAGATTTCTTTCACCGAAGTTTACGAAAGAGGATTGAATGTGATGGATATGACAGCATTCACACTTTGTCAGGAAAACAACTTGCCTATCATAGTATTCGATATGAATAAAGAAGGCAACCTGAAAAAACTGGCTAACGGAGAACACGTAGGAACTGTTGTCCGCTAA
- the bshA gene encoding N-acetyl-alpha-D-glucosaminyl L-malate synthase BshA, whose protein sequence is MKIGIVCYPTFGGSGVVATELGKALAANGHEIHFITYRQPARLDFFSENLFYHEVAVSQYPLFDFLPYESALASKLVDVVRFENLDVLHVHYAIPHASAAFMAKQILATYGINIPVITTLHGTDITLVGKDKSFSPVVTFSINQSDGVTAVSENLKSQTLEYFDINKDIQVIPNFIDLERFSNKDRSHFKKAIAPSDERILIHTSNFRKVKKTDDVIRIFQKVNEKIPSKLLMVGDGPERRNAEELSRQLNVCQDVRFLGKQDAIEEILSVSDLFLMPSSSESFGLAALEAMACKVPVISTNTGGLPELNVNGVTGYLSDVGNVDEMAANAISVLEDCDRLLQFKEAALNRAKDFQLSNIMPKYESYYNEVIEKVKKG, encoded by the coding sequence ATGAAAATAGGAATAGTTTGTTACCCTACATTTGGAGGAAGTGGTGTTGTTGCTACAGAATTAGGCAAGGCCTTGGCAGCAAACGGTCATGAGATACACTTTATTACATACCGTCAACCTGCCCGTCTGGATTTTTTCTCTGAAAATCTGTTCTATCATGAAGTCGCCGTATCACAATATCCACTCTTTGATTTCTTACCATACGAATCTGCCCTTGCCAGTAAACTGGTAGATGTCGTCAGGTTCGAAAATCTCGATGTACTACACGTACACTATGCTATTCCACATGCTTCAGCAGCCTTTATGGCAAAGCAGATCCTGGCCACTTATGGTATTAATATACCTGTCATTACGACCCTGCATGGTACAGACATTACTCTGGTAGGTAAAGATAAAAGCTTCAGCCCTGTCGTGACCTTCTCTATCAACCAGTCTGATGGTGTAACTGCAGTATCTGAAAATCTAAAGTCACAAACACTGGAATACTTTGATATCAATAAGGATATTCAGGTCATTCCTAACTTTATTGATTTGGAAAGATTCAGCAATAAAGATCGTTCGCACTTCAAAAAAGCTATTGCTCCTTCTGATGAGCGTATCCTCATACACACATCCAATTTCCGTAAAGTAAAGAAGACAGATGATGTGATTCGTATCTTTCAGAAGGTTAATGAAAAAATACCAAGCAAACTGCTCATGGTAGGCGACGGACCGGAAAGAAGAAACGCGGAAGAATTATCCCGTCAGCTCAATGTATGTCAGGATGTACGTTTCTTAGGTAAGCAGGATGCTATTGAAGAAATACTTTCCGTTTCCGATCTGTTTTTGATGCCGTCCAGCTCCGAAAGTTTCGGACTGGCAGCCCTGGAAGCTATGGCCTGCAAAGTGCCTGTCATCTCGACCAATACCGGAGGTTTGCCGGAACTGAATGTCAATGGTGTGACCGGATATCTCAGTGATGTCGGTAATGTGGACGAAATGGCCGCAAATGCCATCAGCGTACTGGAAGACTGTGACAGACTTCTACAGTTTAAAGAGGCTGCACTCAACCGCGCTAAAGACTTCCAGCTGAGCAATATTATGCCCAAATATGAAAGTTACTACAATGAAGTAATTGAGAAGGTCAAAAAAGGTTGA
- a CDS encoding DUF1003 domain-containing protein encodes MKTFVSDISGNPYPIRDKVLGSTLRNAIVQLIQEDHQGFDRDKCLSTGELDYYKEKYLSSILKKEIGELTQLDQMVLDSLKNNELISASLDQDQDTMNFGDKVSDKVAEFGGSWTFILSFIAFLILWILVNIYWLSNKGFDPYPFILLNLILSCIAALQAPVIMMSQNRQEEKDRERAKNDYMVNLKAELEIRALHEKIDHLIIHKEQELVEMQQFQVDVIKNLIEKIDKLESKLNK; translated from the coding sequence ATGAAAACATTCGTCAGCGATATTTCCGGCAATCCGTATCCTATACGAGATAAGGTACTTGGCTCTACTCTGAGAAATGCAATAGTGCAGCTGATTCAGGAAGATCATCAGGGATTTGACCGGGATAAATGCTTGTCTACAGGTGAATTGGATTATTATAAAGAAAAATATCTGTCTTCTATTCTTAAAAAGGAAATCGGAGAGCTCACGCAACTTGATCAGATGGTACTGGATAGTCTGAAGAATAATGAGCTTATATCTGCGTCTTTGGATCAGGACCAGGATACAATGAACTTTGGAGATAAAGTCTCAGACAAAGTTGCTGAGTTTGGAGGAAGCTGGACATTTATTCTTTCTTTCATCGCTTTTCTGATCTTGTGGATTTTGGTGAATATATACTGGTTAAGTAACAAAGGTTTTGACCCTTATCCATTTATTTTACTCAATCTGATTCTATCTTGTATAGCAGCGCTGCAGGCTCCTGTCATTATGATGAGTCAGAACAGGCAGGAAGAGAAGGACCGTGAAAGGGCTAAGAATGATTATATGGTCAACCTGAAAGCTGAACTTGAAATCCGTGCGCTGCATGAGAAGATCGATCACCTGATTATCCATAAGGAACAAGAACTCGTAGAAATGCAGCAGTTTCAGGTGGATGTTATTAAAAATCTGATTGAAAAGATCGATAAACTTGAAAGCAAACTGAATAAGTAG
- the arfB gene encoding alternative ribosome rescue aminoacyl-tRNA hydrolase ArfB, whose amino-acid sequence MIANKEILLTELVFKFSRSGGAGGQHVNKVSSKVLLQWDVAGSTFFSEDQKAILFHALSNRINKDGVLQLESDNDRSQVKNKEIAIQRFLTIVDTALIPVKARKKTRIPYSKVVDRLDRKKRQSELKKSRSKKFDE is encoded by the coding sequence ATGATAGCTAATAAAGAGATTCTGCTTACAGAACTTGTATTCAAATTTTCCAGATCCGGCGGTGCCGGAGGTCAGCATGTCAACAAGGTCTCTTCCAAGGTATTACTGCAGTGGGATGTGGCCGGGAGTACATTTTTTTCTGAAGATCAAAAAGCTATTCTTTTTCATGCGCTCTCTAATCGCATTAATAAAGATGGAGTATTGCAGTTGGAAAGTGATAATGACCGCTCTCAGGTGAAGAATAAAGAAATCGCAATTCAGCGGTTTCTGACCATTGTAGACACGGCGCTAATACCAGTTAAAGCCAGAAAAAAAACGAGAATCCCTTATTCTAAAGTCGTTGACCGTCTGGACAGGAAGAAGAGACAGTCAGAACTGAAGAAATCCAGAAGCAAGAAATTTGATGAGTAA
- a CDS encoding BlaI/MecI/CopY family transcriptional regulator, with amino-acid sequence MDEIKELTKAEEQIMHELWEINGGFVKDVIERLPEPKPAYNTVSTIVRILETKGFLMHKSYGKSHQYLPKISKEEYKKVITGKLLNNYFDNSAKSMLSFFLEEDKLNLKDVNELLEIIAKQKK; translated from the coding sequence ATGGACGAAATCAAAGAACTTACAAAAGCAGAGGAACAAATTATGCATGAGCTTTGGGAGATAAATGGCGGATTTGTAAAGGACGTTATCGAACGCCTTCCGGAACCGAAGCCAGCATATAATACCGTGTCTACTATCGTGCGGATATTGGAAACCAAGGGTTTCCTGATGCACAAATCTTACGGCAAGAGTCATCAATATCTGCCTAAGATTTCAAAAGAAGAGTATAAGAAAGTAATTACGGGTAAATTACTGAACAATTATTTCGATAATTCAGCGAAGAGTATGTTGTCCTTCTTTCTAGAGGAAGATAAACTGAATCTGAAAGATGTAAATGAATTGTTGGAGATAATCGCCAAACAGAAAAAATAA
- a CDS encoding M56 family metallopeptidase: protein MMTYLIMANCSMLVLYMLYYLLLRKLTFFQWNRVYLIGALLVSLIVPALQFMDFSDSVYAADIIPVIKMNMIAVQGDVIVLNPKPLTFSVIVVYWVTVGVAVVYFLIRLLRIFRLFKKQNPKISFSFLQQIYVGDAVANASLIYAHEDVHVKQRHTYDILFVEIVRIFNWFNPVLYFYIKELKFQHECIADQICSGQDKRSYAEVLIANAMNVPPHVIFHEFSNQSFLKKRIMMLFQNRSKSINRIKYVLLLPLTVGLGVTALAFNKTLDVVKTDLVSKVMDVHLPLPDAPSFQRQEVDVEDKKPAQQQEPVVKTAEVLPEPPGGMKAFMTFIGQNYVYPDAAIQNKVNGIVTIAFIVEKDGSLSNFKITKDIGYGAGEEVIRVLKMAEKWKPGLNNGKAVRVAYTIPLRLAAASAAQNTETEQRDISPKAGVPSPPDEYIVLTKVEKGPEPTEGFQKFMMFIGNNYQYPSEAVKSGVNGKILLTFVVEKDGSLTDFKIAQDLGYGTGEAGLAVLKKYNQKWTPGVQNGRPVRVMYTLPIQLNTVN, encoded by the coding sequence ATGATGACTTACCTGATCATGGCCAATTGCAGTATGCTTGTATTGTATATGTTGTACTACCTGCTGCTAAGAAAACTTACTTTTTTTCAGTGGAACAGAGTTTATCTGATAGGAGCATTATTAGTTTCCCTGATTGTACCAGCATTGCAGTTTATGGATTTTTCCGATAGCGTATATGCCGCCGATATTATTCCTGTAATCAAAATGAATATGATCGCTGTGCAGGGAGACGTCATTGTGCTGAATCCTAAACCTCTTACATTCAGTGTGATTGTGGTATATTGGGTAACTGTAGGTGTGGCCGTTGTTTATTTTCTAATCAGATTGCTGCGTATTTTCAGATTATTCAAAAAGCAAAATCCGAAAATTTCTTTTTCGTTTCTGCAACAGATCTATGTTGGTGATGCAGTCGCAAATGCTTCTCTGATCTATGCACATGAAGATGTCCACGTGAAACAACGACATACTTACGATATCCTGTTTGTAGAGATTGTCCGTATTTTCAACTGGTTCAACCCTGTACTATACTTTTATATTAAAGAATTAAAATTTCAGCACGAGTGTATAGCTGATCAGATTTGCTCCGGGCAGGACAAGCGTTCCTATGCGGAAGTATTGATTGCGAATGCTATGAACGTGCCCCCTCATGTTATATTTCATGAGTTTTCTAATCAATCATTTTTAAAGAAAAGAATTATGATGTTATTTCAGAACAGATCAAAATCCATCAATAGGATAAAATATGTGTTGCTACTTCCTTTAACCGTTGGTTTAGGGGTTACAGCATTAGCCTTTAATAAAACATTAGATGTTGTCAAGACAGATCTGGTATCTAAGGTAATGGATGTACATCTTCCTCTACCAGATGCACCAAGTTTTCAGAGGCAAGAAGTAGATGTAGAGGATAAGAAACCTGCGCAACAGCAAGAGCCGGTCGTAAAGACTGCGGAAGTTCTTCCTGAGCCTCCGGGAGGTATGAAGGCCTTTATGACATTTATAGGGCAAAATTATGTATATCCTGATGCCGCAATACAAAATAAAGTAAATGGGATAGTGACGATAGCTTTTATCGTGGAAAAAGATGGATCTTTGTCAAATTTTAAGATTACAAAAGATATTGGCTATGGTGCAGGAGAGGAAGTTATACGAGTACTTAAAATGGCGGAGAAATGGAAGCCGGGATTAAATAATGGTAAAGCGGTAAGGGTTGCTTATACAATTCCTTTGAGATTAGCGGCTGCCAGCGCCGCACAAAATACCGAAACAGAACAGCGGGATATTTCTCCAAAAGCAGGTGTACCTAGCCCTCCGGATGAGTATATAGTTTTAACGAAAGTTGAAAAAGGTCCGGAGCCGACAGAAGGTTTTCAGAAATTTATGATGTTTATCGGGAATAATTATCAGTATCCAAGTGAAGCCGTTAAATCAGGTGTAAATGGTAAAATACTGCTCACTTTTGTCGTGGAGAAAGATGGTTCACTGACAGATTTCAAAATTGCACAAGACCTGGGATATGGAACAGGTGAAGCTGGACTGGCTGTGTTAAAAAAATACAATCAGAAATGGACTCCCGGGGTTCAAAACGGGAGACCGGTCAGGGTAATGTATACGCTGCCAATACAACTCAATACAGTGAACTAA
- a CDS encoding LacI family DNA-binding transcriptional regulator: MKFENYTIKDIAQALNLSTSTVSRALRDSYEISPETKKIVLEYAEKVNYRANPIARSLKEKRSYSIGIVLSEIANNFFSQVINGVESVAYQKNYNVMISQTHESAEREKLNVEYLSSRSVDGLLIALASETEDISYLRKLYERGFPIVFFDRVPEDFDTFKVIVNNYKGAFAATEQLILSGKRKIAHLNNAKNLSITRERLKGYQDALKKYHIPFNEDLVKHCLYGGMNLHELENVVDELLEQNFDAIFISGDRLSTGFLLALKTKNPELANKIAISGFTNSNVVSLFSPTMNVVRQPAVEMGKIATELLIKMIESNYPIEEFETIILQTELIKAN; the protein is encoded by the coding sequence ATGAAATTTGAAAACTATACGATCAAGGATATTGCTCAGGCACTTAATCTATCTACTTCTACAGTCTCCAGAGCACTAAGAGATAGCTATGAAATTAGTCCGGAAACTAAGAAAATCGTATTAGAGTATGCCGAAAAAGTAAACTACCGTGCCAACCCTATAGCCAGAAGTCTCAAAGAAAAAAGAAGCTATTCTATCGGGATTGTACTCAGTGAAATTGCAAACAATTTTTTCTCCCAGGTCATTAACGGCGTAGAGTCTGTTGCCTATCAGAAGAACTATAATGTAATGATCTCCCAGACCCATGAATCGGCTGAAAGAGAAAAACTCAATGTAGAATATCTGAGTTCCAGATCCGTAGATGGATTACTGATCGCTTTAGCTTCCGAGACAGAAGATATATCGTACCTAAGAAAACTCTATGAAAGAGGATTTCCTATTGTATTCTTTGACCGGGTGCCTGAGGATTTCGATACGTTCAAGGTCATTGTCAACAACTACAAAGGAGCATTTGCGGCTACAGAACAGTTGATCCTGTCTGGAAAAAGAAAAATTGCACATCTCAACAATGCCAAAAATCTTTCCATCACGCGGGAGCGGTTAAAAGGCTATCAGGATGCATTGAAAAAATACCACATCCCGTTTAATGAGGATCTGGTAAAACATTGTTTATACGGAGGTATGAACCTTCATGAACTGGAAAATGTTGTAGATGAACTCTTAGAGCAGAATTTCGATGCGATATTTATATCAGGTGATCGTCTGTCCACCGGTTTTTTGCTGGCTCTCAAAACCAAAAATCCGGAATTGGCCAATAAGATTGCGATATCAGGCTTTACCAATTCAAATGTCGTGAGTCTCTTCTCCCCAACCATGAATGTTGTCAGACAACCTGCAGTAGAGATGGGTAAAATAGCGACAGAGCTGCTTATCAAAATGATAGAATCCAATTACCCTATTGAGGAATTTGAAACTATTATACTACAGACCGAATTAATCAAGGCCAACTAA